In Aureibaculum algae, the following are encoded in one genomic region:
- the dnaE gene encoding DNA polymerase III subunit alpha, with amino-acid sequence MYLIFDTETTGLPKKWNAPITDTDNWPRCVQIAWQTHDKYGKLIESHEYLIKPDGFNIPYDAEQIHGISTELAEAKGEELDTVLKLFNEALAKTTFVVGQNVGFDLNIMGSEYYRQGIETPLNDLPLLDTCTEKTATLCQIPGGRGGKFKLPTLTELHQHLFNAPFAEAHNATADVEATTRCFFELIRKRLYTKEELDVDAKYFEEFSRENPKEIELIGLKHTNLKKESKKLRKKSEKAEGQSVSDASNSDINLDDFAFSHLHNHSQFSILQSTASIKKLVETAVKNKMPAVGLTDTGNMMGAFYFVKEALSSNKNNEHQIKPVVGCEFFVCEDHKNKSVKDNGYQMVLLAKNKNGYHNLAKMASTAYVDGFYYVPRIDKTIVEKYKEDIIVLSGNIYGEIASKILNMGENQAEEALVWWKDTFGDDFYIELNNHNQENEQHVNNVLIDFSKKHDIKLIAANNTYYINKSDADSHDILLCVKDGEKVATPKGRGRGFRYGLPNEEYYFKSQEEMKQLFRHTPEAIVNIEEIVDKIEVYTLQRDVLLPKFDIPEQFVDPKDAEDGGVRGENAFLKHLTFEGAEKRYGKLDKEKQERLDFELEIIEKTGYPGYFLIVWDFILKAREMGVSVGPGRGSAAGSAVAYCLWITNIDPIKYDLLFERFLNPDRVSLPDIDIDFDDEGRQRVIDYVIDKYGANQVAQIITYGTMAAKSSIRDTARVLDLPLSDADRIAKLIPNTKLANIFGDDPKSIAKIKALRSEEVVNVNELRNLAEGHGIVAETITQAVALEGSVRNTGTHACGVIITPEDITNLIPVATAKGSDLYVTQFDNNVVEDAGLLKMDFLGLKTLTLIKDAIKIIKAIHGVDLDPDEFPLDDKKTYELFQRGETVGIFQYESPGMQKHMKSLRPTEFADLIAMNALYRPGPMEYIPLFINRKHGTEAIEYDLPEMEEYLKETYGVTVYQEQVMLLSQKLAGFTKGEADGLRKAMGKKIFALLEKLKPKFIAGGTKNGHPEDALEKIWKDWEAFAAYAFNKSHSTCYAYIAYQTAYLKAHYPAEYMAAVLSNNMNDIKQVTFFMDECRRAGIEVLSPDVNESFYKFAVNNEGAIRFGMGAVRGVGANAVEAIVSERKENGPYTSIFDMAKRVDLRSTNKKAFDGLVLAGAFDSFIETHRAQYFEHDERGQTFIERAIRFGNKYQENKNSAQISMFGETSEIQFEEPIIPDCEPWGVMEKLAKEKEMIGIYISGHPLDDFKTEIKYFCNAPISSFNDLPSLVNKDLTIAGIVTDVQHRVSKNGKGWALFTIEDYSEAYEFRMFGEEYLRYKHFLIPNSFLHVKISVRKGWREGDVRMQFNNIQMLQDVLDLLANKLTLQLDILELTDQRINTLEEILEDHKGKDVLNFLVFDREEKLKLQMPSRSAKVKISQDLLNELDTRNLRYKLN; translated from the coding sequence ATGTACTTAATTTTTGACACCGAAACTACCGGATTGCCTAAAAAATGGAATGCCCCAATTACCGATACCGATAATTGGCCAAGGTGTGTGCAAATAGCATGGCAAACACATGATAAGTACGGTAAATTGATAGAAAGTCATGAGTATTTAATTAAACCAGATGGGTTTAATATACCTTATGATGCGGAACAAATTCATGGTATTTCTACAGAATTAGCGGAAGCAAAAGGAGAAGAATTAGATACCGTATTAAAGTTATTTAATGAGGCTCTTGCAAAAACAACTTTTGTAGTTGGTCAGAATGTTGGTTTTGACTTGAATATTATGGGGAGTGAATACTATCGTCAAGGCATTGAGACGCCATTGAATGATTTACCGCTGTTAGATACCTGTACTGAGAAAACAGCTACGTTGTGTCAAATACCTGGAGGTAGAGGAGGTAAGTTTAAATTACCAACCTTAACAGAATTACACCAACATTTATTTAATGCTCCTTTCGCTGAAGCTCATAATGCTACCGCGGATGTTGAAGCCACCACACGATGCTTTTTTGAGCTGATTAGAAAACGTTTATATACCAAAGAAGAATTAGATGTTGATGCAAAGTATTTTGAAGAATTTTCGAGAGAAAATCCTAAAGAAATAGAGCTGATAGGTCTTAAACATACAAACCTTAAGAAAGAGAGTAAAAAACTAAGAAAAAAGAGTGAAAAAGCAGAGGGACAATCTGTAAGTGATGCATCTAATTCAGATATAAACTTAGATGATTTTGCGTTTTCTCATTTACACAACCATTCTCAATTTTCCATTTTACAATCAACAGCGAGTATTAAAAAACTTGTAGAAACAGCAGTAAAAAACAAAATGCCAGCCGTAGGTTTAACGGATACTGGTAATATGATGGGGGCTTTTTACTTTGTAAAGGAAGCTTTAAGTAGTAATAAAAATAATGAGCATCAAATTAAACCGGTTGTGGGTTGTGAATTTTTTGTTTGTGAAGATCATAAAAACAAATCTGTAAAGGATAATGGTTACCAAATGGTTTTGTTGGCCAAAAATAAAAATGGATATCATAATTTAGCAAAAATGGCATCCACAGCTTATGTTGATGGATTTTATTATGTACCCAGAATCGATAAAACCATTGTTGAAAAATACAAAGAAGATATCATTGTATTGAGTGGTAACATTTATGGGGAAATAGCCTCAAAGATTCTTAATATGGGTGAAAATCAAGCCGAGGAAGCACTGGTTTGGTGGAAAGATACCTTTGGAGATGATTTTTATATAGAATTAAATAACCATAATCAAGAAAATGAGCAACACGTAAATAATGTGTTGATTGATTTCTCAAAAAAACATGACATAAAATTAATAGCTGCTAACAACACTTATTACATTAATAAGTCTGATGCAGATTCGCATGATATTTTACTTTGTGTAAAAGATGGTGAAAAAGTAGCTACGCCAAAGGGTAGGGGAAGAGGCTTCCGTTATGGTTTGCCCAATGAGGAATATTATTTTAAGAGTCAAGAAGAGATGAAACAATTGTTTCGTCACACGCCTGAAGCCATTGTTAACATTGAAGAAATTGTCGATAAAATTGAGGTCTATACGTTACAACGTGATGTGTTACTTCCAAAATTTGACATTCCTGAACAGTTTGTAGATCCCAAAGATGCTGAAGATGGTGGTGTAAGAGGAGAAAATGCATTTCTAAAGCATTTAACTTTTGAAGGTGCTGAAAAACGATATGGAAAATTAGATAAAGAAAAGCAAGAACGTCTTGATTTTGAATTAGAAATTATTGAAAAAACGGGATATCCTGGATATTTCTTAATTGTATGGGATTTTATTCTCAAAGCGAGAGAAATGGGAGTTTCTGTAGGGCCAGGCCGTGGTTCTGCAGCAGGTTCTGCCGTAGCGTATTGTTTGTGGATTACTAATATTGACCCGATTAAGTATGATTTACTTTTTGAGCGTTTTTTAAATCCCGATCGTGTTTCGTTACCGGATATTGATATTGATTTTGATGACGAAGGGAGACAGCGAGTAATTGATTATGTAATAGATAAATACGGTGCCAATCAAGTGGCTCAAATTATTACATATGGTACCATGGCAGCGAAATCTTCTATAAGAGATACCGCAAGGGTATTAGATTTACCATTATCAGATGCCGACAGAATTGCCAAATTAATTCCAAATACAAAATTGGCCAACATATTTGGAGATGATCCCAAAAGTATTGCCAAAATAAAAGCTTTACGAAGTGAAGAGGTTGTAAATGTAAATGAACTACGAAATTTGGCAGAGGGTCATGGTATTGTCGCAGAGACGATTACGCAAGCCGTTGCTTTAGAAGGGTCCGTACGTAATACAGGTACACACGCTTGTGGAGTCATTATTACTCCTGAAGATATTACCAATTTAATACCTGTAGCAACAGCAAAAGGTTCTGATCTTTATGTAACTCAGTTTGATAATAATGTTGTTGAAGATGCTGGCCTACTAAAAATGGATTTTTTAGGGTTAAAAACATTAACCTTAATTAAAGATGCTATAAAAATAATAAAAGCGATTCATGGGGTCGATTTAGATCCTGATGAATTTCCGTTAGATGATAAAAAGACATATGAGCTTTTTCAACGTGGTGAAACAGTAGGTATTTTCCAGTATGAATCACCTGGAATGCAAAAGCATATGAAGTCTTTACGACCGACGGAGTTTGCAGATTTAATTGCGATGAATGCCTTGTATAGACCAGGGCCAATGGAATATATACCTTTGTTTATTAATCGTAAACACGGTACGGAAGCTATTGAATATGACCTTCCAGAAATGGAAGAATACCTTAAGGAAACGTATGGGGTAACGGTGTACCAAGAGCAAGTAATGTTATTGTCTCAAAAATTAGCTGGGTTTACCAAAGGTGAAGCCGATGGTTTGCGTAAGGCGATGGGTAAAAAGATATTTGCTTTACTTGAAAAATTAAAACCTAAATTTATTGCTGGAGGTACTAAAAATGGACATCCAGAAGATGCATTAGAAAAAATTTGGAAAGACTGGGAAGCGTTTGCTGCTTATGCCTTTAACAAATCGCACTCTACATGTTATGCCTATATAGCGTATCAAACGGCGTATTTAAAAGCACATTATCCTGCGGAATATATGGCGGCGGTATTATCAAATAATATGAATGATATTAAGCAGGTTACGTTCTTTATGGATGAATGTAGACGTGCAGGAATTGAAGTGTTGAGTCCAGATGTTAACGAATCTTTTTACAAGTTTGCCGTAAACAATGAAGGTGCCATCCGTTTCGGAATGGGAGCAGTGAGAGGAGTTGGGGCTAATGCTGTGGAAGCCATTGTTTCTGAGCGTAAAGAGAATGGTCCTTATACTTCGATTTTTGATATGGCCAAACGTGTAGATTTACGTTCTACAAACAAAAAAGCTTTTGATGGATTAGTATTAGCAGGTGCATTTGATTCATTTATAGAAACCCACAGGGCTCAATATTTTGAGCATGACGAACGTGGACAAACGTTTATTGAAAGAGCCATTCGTTTTGGAAATAAATACCAAGAAAATAAAAATTCAGCTCAGATTTCTATGTTTGGTGAAACTTCAGAAATTCAATTTGAAGAACCTATAATTCCCGATTGTGAACCTTGGGGAGTTATGGAGAAATTGGCAAAAGAAAAAGAGATGATTGGTATCTATATTTCAGGTCACCCATTGGACGATTTTAAAACAGAAATAAAATATTTTTGCAATGCTCCAATCAGTTCCTTTAATGATTTACCAAGTTTAGTAAATAAAGATTTAACTATTGCGGGTATTGTTACTGACGTACAACATAGAGTTTCAAAAAATGGTAAGGGCTGGGCATTATTTACAATTGAAGATTATTCAGAAGCCTATGAGTTTAGAATGTTTGGCGAAGAATATTTAAGGTATAAGCATTTTTTAATACCCAATTCTTTTTTACATGTCAAAATTTCTGTACGTAAGGGGTGGAGAGAAGGTGATGTGCGTATGCAATTCAATAACATACAAATGTTACAAGATGTGTTAGATCTTTTGGCCAATAAGCTGACGTTACAATTAGATATATTAGAGCTTACTGACCAAAGAATAAATACCTTGGAAGAAATTTTAGAAGACCATAAAGGAAAAGATGTATTGAATTTTTTAGTATTTGATCGTGAAGAAAAACTGAAGCTTCAAATGCCTAGTAGATCTGCCAAAGTCAAAATATCTCAAGATTTATTGAATGAATTAGATACACGCAATTTGAGGTATAAATTGAATTAA
- the kdsB gene encoding 3-deoxy-manno-octulosonate cytidylyltransferase: MNILGILPARYGSTRLEGKPLLDICGKPMIQRVYEQAKKALTDVLVATDDKRIEKAVKAFGGNVVMTSDKHNTGTNRCLEAYEIFKSTSGVDYDVVINIQGDEPLLEPEQIKQILSCFDDKSTQMATLVIPVKASENVFEGGVFVVMDKNNNAMYFSRSVIPFVRDIDKNNWQQQHTFYKHVGMYAFTPAALEEFANLSQTSLEIAESLEQNRWLENGNKIKVATTEFETIAVDTLDDLNKVRNIITKKS; the protein is encoded by the coding sequence ATGAACATTTTAGGAATATTACCTGCCAGATATGGCTCCACAAGATTAGAAGGCAAACCTTTACTAGATATTTGTGGAAAACCCATGATTCAACGTGTTTACGAACAGGCCAAAAAAGCATTGACAGATGTTTTAGTTGCGACTGATGATAAGCGTATTGAAAAAGCGGTAAAGGCTTTTGGAGGCAATGTGGTCATGACTTCCGACAAGCATAATACAGGTACAAACCGGTGTTTAGAAGCATATGAAATATTTAAATCTACTTCAGGAGTTGATTATGATGTCGTTATTAATATTCAAGGAGATGAACCTTTGTTAGAGCCAGAACAAATCAAACAAATCCTTTCTTGCTTTGATGATAAGTCAACCCAAATGGCAACCTTAGTTATTCCTGTAAAAGCTTCGGAAAACGTATTTGAAGGTGGTGTTTTTGTGGTGATGGATAAGAATAATAATGCCATGTATTTTAGCCGCTCTGTAATTCCTTTTGTACGTGATATCGATAAAAACAATTGGCAGCAACAACATACTTTTTACAAACATGTCGGTATGTATGCGTTTACTCCTGCAGCTTTAGAAGAATTTGCCAATTTATCTCAGACATCACTTGAAATTGCAGAATCTTTAGAGCAAAACCGCTGGTTAGAAAATGGAAATAAGATAAAAGTAGCCACCACAGAGTTTGAAACCATTGCAGTGGATACGTTGGACGATTTAAATAAGGTGAGAAATATAATTACAAAAAAAAGTTAG
- a CDS encoding WD40/YVTN/BNR-like repeat-containing protein, whose amino-acid sequence MKNKFLFLLFLFLSFNFFGQSIVKNVPFTNIGPSVMSGRVVDFDVNPDQPTEFYVAYASGGLWYTNNNGTSFTAVTETAPTQNMGDVAVDWKSGTIYIGTGESNSSRSSYAGIGILKSTDKGKTWTNVGLTDSHHIGRMIINKNNTDEVVVGAIGHLYSSNAERGIFKTTDGGKSWKNVLFIDNNTGVIDLSVSPTNPDIMYAASWERTRKAWDFDGAGEHSAIYKSTDAGSTWTKMTNAKSGFPSDGGVGRIGLAAFSDDVIFALLDNQNRRPAEKKVTSEGLKKEDFETMSTVDFSKLDTKKLDEFLKTNRFDKKYTAKSVKEKVENGSIKPIDLSVYLTDANSVMFDTPVIGAEVYKSTDGGKTWSKTHKGFIDGLYSSYGYYFGLIAVNTKNEDKVYIGGVPLLKSVDGGKTFKSIGRENVHSDHQAIWVNPNLNGHVINGNDGGVNITYDDGENWTKNNSLAVGQYYYVNVDNKKPYNVYGGFQDNGVWYGPSTYKASKSWESTGEYPYKRIGGGDGMQVQIDSRDNNLVYSGSQFGYYTRLNIETGERLSFNPKHELGDSPYRYNWQTPILLSPHNQDILYMAANKLLRSMDKGENFEVISGDLTTGGKKGNVPFGTIATISESPFQFGMIYTGSDDGLIQLTKDGGVTWSKISDDLPQGLWVSRVIASQHEKNRVYATLNGYRSDDFKAYAYVSEDMGNTWKSIANGLPDYSINVIKEDPTDENLLYLGTDNEVYVSFDKGQNWQVFSHGIPKVAVHDLVIQEREKDLIIGTHGRSLYKANIATLQQYNTVKNKTVALFKLPETRHSSRWGNSWSQFSKPYLPNIEVSYFTSNAGTVKLEVLADEKNVLYSETLKTDSGFNFTNYDVSVSEKSLKSYFGKKKIELKKGDNGKCYLPKGEYLLRLTSGNVSVTEKLVVK is encoded by the coding sequence ATGAAAAACAAGTTCCTTTTTTTATTATTCTTATTTCTTTCTTTTAATTTTTTCGGACAATCTATAGTCAAAAACGTACCTTTTACTAATATTGGCCCCTCAGTGATGAGTGGTCGTGTGGTCGATTTTGATGTAAACCCTGATCAACCGACTGAATTTTATGTAGCCTATGCTTCTGGTGGGTTATGGTATACAAATAATAACGGCACATCATTTACTGCTGTTACTGAAACGGCACCAACCCAAAACATGGGTGATGTTGCTGTTGACTGGAAATCAGGAACTATTTACATTGGAACTGGAGAAAGCAATTCCTCTCGTTCTTCTTATGCGGGAATTGGAATTTTAAAAAGTACCGACAAAGGTAAAACTTGGACAAACGTTGGCTTAACAGATTCTCATCATATTGGCAGGATGATCATCAATAAAAACAATACTGATGAAGTGGTTGTTGGTGCTATTGGACACTTGTATTCTTCAAATGCTGAACGTGGTATTTTTAAAACTACAGATGGTGGAAAATCGTGGAAGAATGTACTATTTATTGATAATAATACGGGGGTAATAGACCTTTCCGTTTCTCCGACCAATCCTGATATAATGTATGCAGCTTCTTGGGAAAGAACAAGAAAAGCATGGGACTTTGATGGCGCCGGAGAACATTCTGCAATCTATAAAAGTACAGATGCGGGTTCTACTTGGACTAAAATGACAAATGCTAAAAGTGGCTTTCCTTCGGATGGTGGCGTTGGCCGAATTGGTTTAGCGGCATTTAGCGATGACGTTATTTTTGCTTTATTAGATAATCAAAACAGAAGACCTGCTGAGAAAAAAGTTACATCTGAAGGTTTGAAAAAGGAAGATTTTGAAACCATGAGTACTGTTGATTTTTCAAAACTTGACACTAAAAAACTAGACGAATTTTTAAAAACCAATCGATTTGATAAAAAATACACGGCCAAAAGTGTGAAAGAAAAAGTAGAAAATGGTAGTATAAAACCGATCGATTTATCCGTTTATTTAACAGATGCTAATTCAGTTATGTTTGACACTCCAGTTATTGGAGCAGAAGTTTACAAATCAACAGACGGCGGTAAAACGTGGTCAAAAACACACAAAGGTTTTATAGATGGTCTTTATAGTTCTTATGGTTATTACTTTGGTTTAATTGCAGTAAATACTAAAAATGAAGATAAAGTTTATATAGGAGGCGTTCCTTTATTAAAATCAGTTGATGGTGGTAAAACTTTCAAATCAATTGGTAGAGAAAATGTACACTCAGATCATCAAGCAATTTGGGTGAACCCTAACTTAAACGGTCATGTTATTAATGGAAATGACGGAGGTGTTAACATTACCTATGATGATGGTGAAAACTGGACAAAAAACAACTCACTTGCGGTGGGGCAATATTATTATGTAAATGTTGATAATAAAAAACCATATAATGTATACGGTGGTTTTCAAGATAATGGTGTTTGGTATGGCCCTAGCACATATAAGGCTTCTAAAAGTTGGGAAAGCACAGGAGAATACCCTTATAAAAGAATTGGTGGTGGTGATGGCATGCAAGTTCAAATTGATAGTCGCGACAACAATCTAGTCTATTCTGGATCTCAGTTTGGTTATTACACCCGACTTAATATAGAAACTGGTGAGCGTTTAAGCTTTAATCCAAAACACGAATTAGGCGATTCGCCATATCGTTATAATTGGCAAACACCAATTTTATTATCTCCTCACAATCAGGATATTTTATATATGGCCGCCAATAAATTGTTACGATCTATGGATAAAGGTGAAAATTTTGAAGTGATTTCGGGCGACTTAACTACTGGTGGTAAAAAAGGAAATGTTCCTTTCGGTACTATAGCTACAATTTCAGAAAGTCCTTTTCAATTTGGAATGATTTATACGGGTTCTGATGATGGATTAATTCAGCTAACAAAAGACGGCGGTGTTACTTGGTCAAAAATCTCTGATGACTTACCTCAAGGATTATGGGTGTCTCGTGTCATTGCTTCGCAACATGAAAAGAATCGCGTTTATGCTACTTTAAATGGATACAGAAGTGATGATTTTAAAGCTTATGCTTATGTAAGTGAAGACATGGGTAATACATGGAAATCAATTGCAAACGGATTGCCTGATTATTCTATTAACGTAATTAAAGAAGACCCAACTGATGAAAACTTACTCTACTTAGGTACAGATAACGAAGTTTATGTTAGCTTTGATAAAGGACAAAATTGGCAAGTGTTTTCTCATGGAATTCCAAAAGTTGCTGTGCACGATTTAGTGATACAAGAACGAGAAAAAGATTTGATTATCGGTACACATGGACGTTCACTTTATAAAGCGAATATTGCGACACTTCAACAATACAACACCGTAAAAAACAAAACGGTTGCTCTTTTTAAATTACCTGAAACGAGACACTCTTCACGTTGGGGAAACTCTTGGAGTCAGTTTTCAAAACCATATCTACCTAACATTGAGGTTTCCTATTTTACATCAAACGCTGGTACTGTTAAATTAGAAGTATTGGCTGATGAAAAAAATGTATTGTATAGTGAAACTTTAAAAACAGATAGTGGATTCAATTTCACCAATTATGATGTATCTGTTTCTGAAAAAAGTTTAAAAAGCTATTTTGGTAAAAAGAAAATTGAATTAAAAAAAGGAGATAACGGGAAATGTTATTTACCAAAAGGAGAATATTTGTTGAGACTTACTAGCGGTAATGTAAGTGTTACGGAAAAATTAGTGGTTAAATAA
- a CDS encoding 30S ribosomal protein S16 — MPVKIRLQRHGKKGKPFYWIVAADARSKRDGKSLEKLGTYNPNTNPATINLDIDGAVKWLQNGAQPTDTAKAILSYKGALLKNHLAGGVRKGALTEEQAEEKFQAWLDDKAKRVDAKVDGLSKADASAKAKALEAEKEANEARIAKNAPAPVVAEVEAPAEEAVEEAPQTIDEAAAEAKEAPVAEKVEEVKASKEEE; from the coding sequence ATGCCAGTAAAAATTAGATTACAAAGACACGGTAAAAAAGGAAAACCATTCTATTGGATCGTTGCAGCAGATGCTCGTTCAAAAAGAGATGGTAAGTCTTTAGAAAAATTAGGAACGTACAACCCAAATACTAATCCTGCAACAATCAATTTAGATATTGATGGTGCTGTAAAATGGTTACAAAATGGAGCTCAACCTACTGATACTGCAAAAGCAATTTTGTCGTATAAAGGTGCTTTATTAAAAAATCATTTAGCCGGTGGTGTTAGAAAAGGTGCTTTAACTGAAGAACAAGCAGAAGAAAAATTCCAAGCTTGGTTAGATGATAAAGCAAAAAGAGTTGATGCTAAAGTTGATGGCTTATCTAAAGCTGACGCTAGTGCTAAAGCTAAAGCTCTAGAAGCTGAAAAAGAAGCTAACGAAGCAAGAATTGCTAAAAACGCACCTGCTCCTGTAGTAGCTGAAGTTGAGGCTCCTGCAGAAGAAGCTGTTGAAGAAGCTCCTCAAACTATTGATGAAGCTGCTGCTGAAGCTAAAGAAGCTCCAGTTGCTGAAAAAGTTGAAGAAGTAAAAGCTTCTAAAGAAGAAGAATAA